The genomic DNA GAGGCGTTCAAGCTGTACACCCGGTTATGGAAGGAGGCTCGCGTCGCCAGCACGGACGACGCGGGAACCAGCCTGTCGACGCAGGGATTCGCTCTGGGCGGCGCGCTGAAGCACGTTTCGACGCGCTGGGAGAAGCAGCTGAACTCGCTGATGGACGCCTGTGCGCTCATCTCCAATCACATGGACTTCACGAAGAACGCGCACCAGGGCGACGAACACCACATCAAGCGCCGTGTGAGCAGCATTCACACCCTGGACGCCGGTTTCGACGAACAGTACGCCCCGCCCGGCAAGAGCAACGCGGTGTACGGCCCCCCGAAGAAGAAGGGCTGAGGCTGAGCCACCATGGATTTCGAAGCACTCCACTCGGCCAATTTCGCGCAGTTCGACGGTACGGTCACGGACTGGTCGAGCATGGTCAGAAGACTCGGACAGTTGGAGAAAGACGCCCGGGGAGGACTTCAGGGCAAGGCGGCCAAGGCCGACTGGACCGGCTACAACGCCACCGTGTCTCGTGCGTTCGTCGGCAAGACGGCCGGGGAGTTCGCCGACGCCCATACACAGGCCGCATCGATCCGGAACATCCTGCGGGACGCCCGGGACGAACTGAAGACCCAGCAAAAGCTGTTGAAGGAGGCCGTCGAACGCGGCCGGGGAAAGGACCTCACGGTCCGGGTGTCAGGGAGCGGCTTCACCGTCACCCCGAGTCCGGGCTCCGCGTCCGCAGGCGCCGACAAGGACGCCACGGCGCTGCGTGACGAACTGCAGCGGATCCTGGACAAGGCGACGGAGATCGACGACTCGGCGGCGAAGGTACTGAGGGCCCTCGTCGACCTGACGGACCACGGCTTCTCAGGCGCCAGGTACAAGGATCGCGACTCGGCCGCCGCGGCGTTGCGGGACGCGGAACGCCTGGCGAAGCTGGCGGGCAAGGACCCCGCCGACTTCACCGTCGAAGACTTCGACGCGCTGAACGCGGGGCTCAGGAAGCACTCGGGCGACGAACTGTTCGCGGAGCGCTTCGCCGAGAAACTGGGCGCCGGCGGCACGCTGCGCTTCTGGGCGGGGATCAACAACCCGGCCGTCAACGGAGATGTCGGACACGCCCGACTCGACCAGCTCGACGACCTGCAGAAACACCTGAGCCTGACGCTCGCCACGGCGACGCAGGCCGACACTCCGGAGATGGTGCGCTGGCGCGGGGAGATGGTCGACCTCGGCGGCCAACCCGTCCACAAGAACAGCGCACAGCTGGGCTTCCAGGTGATGAGCAACCTGATGCGCTGGGGGAACTTCGAGGACGGCTTCCTGAAGGACTACGGCTCCGCGCTGATGCAGAGGGAGAAGGAGTCCAGTGACAACGGCCGCCACGCTTCTCCCCTCTGGTCACGTCTGGGTGCCGATCCTCTCCTGAACCGTACCGGCACGGACTCCGGCTCCGACCCTCTGGTGGGCTTCCTGCGCGCGCTGTCCAACAACCCGGGAGCGGCGACGGACTTCTTCAACAGCTCTTTCCTGACCAAGGACGACGACCACGAGTTCATGAACGATGGGAAAAAAGACGAGAAGGCGGAGCTGTCCAACTTCGACTACCTCTTCGAAGAGCGGAAGTGGCCGCAGAACATGGATGGCAAGGGCGAGGAGAGCATCGCGGGCCACAACTACCTGGCGATGGCCCTGGAGGCCGCCACGACCGGCCACCCGGCGGGTCAGCTTCCGAGCGACGCCTCTCCCCCGCACACCGCGGCACAGGCCCGGCTCATGGAGAGCCTGGTCGCAGCCATCGGCGAGAAACCGGAACTCCTCAAGGACCGTGGCTACATGTCCGACAGCATCGGGCAGATCACGTCGGAGTACCTACCGGACATCAACAGGTCCATGACGGATGCCGGCGCCAAGAATGAAAGCATCATGCGACTCTTCCCCGTCGCGGGGGCAACGGCCGACCTCAACCATGCGGACGTTACCCGTCTTCTGCTCATCCTTGGTCAGAACCCCGAGGGTTATGCAGCCGTGGAAGTGAACCAAAAAGCATACATGGCGAATCTCTTGGACTACCACATGGACCCGGGCCTCCCCAGGGACAAACGCTATCCACACGACATGGAAAAGACCATTTTGGAGATCAGCAAGCAGTCAGGAGAGGTTAGCGGAACATTGGCCATCGGGAGGCAGGAAGGAGTGCTGGGGGAGGCTAAACAAGCCGATGAGGATTACGCGAACGCGGTAAACAAGAGGAAAAGCGCAGTCACGGGAATCCTAGGCCTCGGGATCGGTGTAGGCGCTTCCTTCATCGCAAGCCCTGTGGTAGGAGCAGCAGTCGGCGGCGCCGCAAACACTGTAAGCGGCGTAATTATTGAGCAGCTGTTCCAGGATGCCAAGGGGGAAGCTCTCGGCAAACGGGGGCATGAAGTCGCTCAGCTTTGGAACGACAGCGGAGAAAAATCGGTCAAACTCAGCAGTGAGGCCGCCAGATATGCCGCGCAGGCGCACCGAGCGTCTTACGCTCCTCAGGTGGAAGAGTGGGCCCGGGAGGGCTGCAAAGAAGGTCTCGATAATGCCTCAACAGCCGCTGACCGCATGGCAAAGGACCTTCAGACCGTTCCTGGGTGATCACAGGGCAAGAAACAACGGCATGATCCCAAATAAAGGATGCCATGAGTCTCAAAAATTTTTTCCCCGATATGACCCCTGCCATGAGCGCGGCCTGTCTCGCTTTCGTCTCACTCGCCTTGGCCTCCTGCTCTTCTCCTGACGCCCGGGAATATGAGATTCCCGAAACTCTATGTGGGGCCAATATCCCTAAGGACCTGCTGGGATCCATCCTGCCAAACGGTAAGGAAATTTCTAAAAAGGAAAAAGTAGGGATGGGGTCGAAATTCTGCTATCTGAGTGTCGACGGCAAAGAGGCCTTCGCTGCTGCCGTTGAGTGGCGTGCGGAAGGGACACCCTTGACCGATGTCGCAAAGGGAATGCATGGAATTGACCCAAGTGACAAGATCACTCCCGACAGGCGGTATATCTACTCTGCCACTGGAGCCGCTGGCCTGGTTGAGTGTGCTGATCCGAGCCTTATTGACAAGGATGTCAAGGGCGACCTCTTCACATGGATTTATGCAGCCGGTGCAACCAAGGGCGAAGGTGACATCAAGTCCCTGATCAAGGCATACACCGAGGCTATGGCGACTTCTGACGCATGCCGCAACAAGATTTGGTGACTGCGGGGGAAGAGACTGTCACGGCAGTGAACCCTTTTCGTTCTGAATAGCTGCAGGTCAGCAGTGTGTGGGCGGCTTGGACGGTGGTGCCGATGCGGCCGGTGGAGCATCTGGCCCGACGAAGGATTCTCCAGGACTTCAGCTGCGCGAAGGCGCGTTCTCCTGGTGTTCTCAGCCTGGAGTGATCGCGACTGAACTACTCGTACTCAACTTGAATTCGTGATGCCGGTCAGCCGTTCATGATCAAGTCTGTACCGGCGAGGCAGCCGTCGATCAGGTGCGGACGGTATTGGGTCTGCTTGAGGTTGCGTTTGACCAGCGACCAGACCCTCTCTCGGGGAGTGAGGTCAGATGCGTAGGTAGGCAGTCGGAAGACGGCCAGCCAGTCCCCGCTGGCCTCGAAGAACGCCTTCAGCGGCGGGACGAGGTGGATGCGGGCGTTGTCCCAGACGAGCACGATCGGTCCGCCGAGCTGGAGACGGAGCCCGGACGATCCATACCGTTTCAGCAGCAGCCACGTGCCCTCCATCGTGTAGCTCACGTGTGAAACAGCCGGCCGATCAGCGTCTTGATCCACGCTCGTGTCCAGCGCTGATCGATCCAACCGTGGGCCAGCGGCCCACGTTCCAGTTCCCGTTCCAGCCTCGCGATCTGCGCGCCGCTGAGCCTCGGCCGCCCCGGCGATCCCTTCGACACAACCCCCGCTTCACCACGCTCACGCCACTGGCGACGCCACCGCTCCGCCGACCGCTCCGTCACCCGCAGCGCGGCAGCGATCTCCCCGTTCCCCTGCCCACCCGCGAAACGCTCCACGGCCTGCAGCCGGATCCGCTCCCGCGCGGGCCTCCCTGCGTCGGTCAACCCGCCACTCTGCGCGTATCTCACGATCCAGAGCTACCGGAGCGGACCCGCCGCCGTCAGGCGAACAGCTCCGACATCACTCAACCAAGTTCAGTACCTGACCCCGCGGAGCAAGGTCTCCGTCATCTTGCCAACCGGGGGACACGGCCGATCCATTTCCTGGAAAAGGAGAAGGGGCGGACACCTCCCGCGCGTGTCCGCCCCTCTTCCGGTGTTGGCCGGTGTCGTCGCTTACATGAAGTTCGACGCGGCCTTCTTGTCGCCCTGCTGGTAGGCGGGAGCGGCCTCGCGGACCGCCCGGGCGATCTGGTTCAGCGCCTTGTGGATCTCCATCGCCCTGCGGTCCCAGTCGGTCTGCGCGGTCTTGTACGCCTCGCGCGCCTCGCCCTCCCAGAGGTCGGAGATCGACGCGATCTTCGCCTGGATGGCCTCCAGGCTGGTGTTCAGCCGTTCGGCCTGCTTCTCGATGTTGCCCGCCGCCTCCTGCAGGCTCGAGTAAGTAACGATCATCGTGCCGTCGTTCTGCGTCATCGGTCCTCCAACCGGGTCGTGCTGTCGTGTGCCGGCCGAGAGCGGTGCACGGCCGGGAAAGGTCAGTACTTGCTGAGGTTCGACGTACGGGCCTCGGTCGAGGAGTCGCCCGAGTAGCCCTCCGCCACGTCGACGCCTCGGAGGGCGGCCTCCACCTCGGTGTCCGTGTTGCCGGCGATGGTGCGGGCCGCCTCGATGGCCTCCTGGAACTTCAGCAGGAGCTTGCCGATGCCGACCATGTTCTGGTTGATCGCGTTCTGCTTCACGTTGAACGCACCGGCACCGATACCGGCCCAGCGGCCCTCCAGGCTGTCGATCGTCCCCTGCAGGACGGACAGCTGGCTCTTCACGTCGTCGAACTGGGAGGTCAGCTCCTGCTGCAACTTCGTGAGGGCAACGCCATTGACCTTCTGGACTGCCATGCGATGTGCTTCCTCTCTGGAGGTTCCGGTGGGTCGGATCGCCACCGTCGGGTGCGGGCGGCTTGTTCCTGCCGCTATGCCGTACGGCGCTTGCGTACGAAGAAGATGCCTCCCGCGACGACGACCGCGGCTGCGGCGCCGCCAAGAATGAGGCCGAGGGAGCTCCCGTCCCCGGCTCCCCCGCCGGAGCCTGCCACGGTCTGACCGGGCGTGGGCCGGCCCTGCGGGGCTTGTGACGAAGCTGGTGCAGACGCAGCGGGCGAGGCGGGTGATGCGGACGAACCGCCCTTGGCGCCCGTCGTGTTCTCGTTCGTCAGCGGGTTGATGTTGGGGTCGCCGGGCTTGCCCAGACCGCGGTTGATGTGGGCTCCGGGGCGGACGACACCATGGCCCACGTAGTTGCTGACCGTGCCGGGCTTCCAGCCCTCGCCCTTGCCCGCGCTTTCGAGCATGACGCGCAGGACCTGGTTCGCGGTCCACTCCGGGTGCAGGGACCAGATGAGGGCGGCGGTGGCGGAGGCGATGGCGGTGGCGGCGCTGGTGCCGTCCGCTCCGTCGCAGTAACGGGTGAACGTCGCGTCGCACCAGTACGGGATGTCGCTGCCCGGAGCCGAGATGTCCACCATTTCGCCATGGGTGGAGTACTTGCCGACCCGGCCTTCGGAATCGGTGGCCGCGACCCCCACGGTTTCGGGCAGCCCCGCGGGATACTGGCTCTTGTTGTCCTCATCTCCGGTGTTGCCGGCCGAGGCGAACAGGAGCTTGCCCCTCTTCTGGGCGTAGGCTGCAGCCTCCCTCATGCGCTCGGTCTCGCCGAAGACGCCGAAGGACATGCTGATGATCTTTGCATCGCTCTCAGCGGCAGCCTGCATGGCGTCTTCAACGTGCCAGCTGTTTTTTCGTCGGCTGATGCCGTCGAGGGCAATGCGGAAGGGGATGATCTTGGACTTTGGAGCAAGTCCCTGGATGCCTCCGCCGCGTCCGGTGCCCGCGATCAGCTCGGCCATGGTGGTGCCGTGACCGGAGTAGTCGTCGGTCTTCCCGTCACCCCCGGTTGTGTCGAGCCCCTTGAGGACCTGTCCCTTGAGCGACGGGGTGGAGGCGTTGACGCCGGAGTCGATGACAGCCACTTTGACGCCTTCTCCAGTGGCCTTCTTCCAGATCTTGTCGACATGCATTGCGTCCAGGTACCACTGCTGGGCGCGGATGTCCTCCGCTGCAGCGGCAGGAGCCAGGCCGACGAACCCGATGGTCCACGCGCTTACGAGCGCAACCGCGCATGTGACCCGTCGCCTCAGCCGACGCGCCGTTCCTGTTGTCATCCTGGCTCCCTGCACCTTTCCTGTACTCAGTCGATCACTGGGGGAACGGCGCCGCGCCGCCGGGCCGCCCATGTCTCTTCGTCTTCCACGAGGAAGTCGGGGCGCTCGGAACCGGAGTGCCCCTTGTCCTTCTGGTCCTTGTCCCGTTGTGAGCGCGGGGTACCCACGACGCCGTTCACGCTCGGCGTGCCCCGGCCCGTGGAGCGGGCAGCCGCACCCGGGTTGGCGCCGATGACACCGCCCGTGGCGGGGCGCGCCGCCGACGGACGGCCTTGTGCCGCACCCTGGCCGCCGATGACCGTGCCCGTGGGGATGCGGGGACCACCGGCGCCGCCCGTGGCCACACGCTGCTGTGGCGTACCGCCGACGATGCCCCCGCTCGGCCGCCCGGTGACGGGCGCGGCGCTCCCCGTGCGGCCGGCGCCCGAGGTGCCCGGGGCGCCGGGTCGGCCGACCGTGTTGTTCGGGTTCTGGCCGCCGATCACTCCCTGACGCCCGGCGGCGGGGGTGCCGGAAGCGCCGGGCGCACCGGGACGGCCGACCTGGCTCGCTTGGCCGGGTCCGGCGGTGCGTCCCTGACCGGTGCCGCTCTGCCCCGCCTGCGGAACCCCGGAAAACCCGGGTCGGCCGAACTGGCTCGTGCTGGGCTTGGTGGTACGCGAAACGG from Streptomyces sp. MRC013 includes the following:
- a CDS encoding S8 family serine peptidase — its product is MTTGTARRLRRRVTCAVALVSAWTIGFVGLAPAAAAEDIRAQQWYLDAMHVDKIWKKATGEGVKVAVIDSGVNASTPSLKGQVLKGLDTTGGDGKTDDYSGHGTTMAELIAGTGRGGGIQGLAPKSKIIPFRIALDGISRRKNSWHVEDAMQAAAESDAKIISMSFGVFGETERMREAAAYAQKRGKLLFASAGNTGDEDNKSQYPAGLPETVGVAATDSEGRVGKYSTHGEMVDISAPGSDIPYWCDATFTRYCDGADGTSAATAIASATAALIWSLHPEWTANQVLRVMLESAGKGEGWKPGTVSNYVGHGVVRPGAHINRGLGKPGDPNINPLTNENTTGAKGGSSASPASPAASAPASSQAPQGRPTPGQTVAGSGGGAGDGSSLGLILGGAAAAVVVAGGIFFVRKRRTA
- a CDS encoding WXG100 family type VII secretion target, with the translated sequence MTQNDGTMIVTYSSLQEAAGNIEKQAERLNTSLEAIQAKIASISDLWEGEAREAYKTAQTDWDRRAMEIHKALNQIARAVREAAPAYQQGDKKAASNFM
- a CDS encoding WXG100 family type VII secretion target, with the protein product MAVQKVNGVALTKLQQELTSQFDDVKSQLSVLQGTIDSLEGRWAGIGAGAFNVKQNAINQNMVGIGKLLLKFQEAIEAARTIAGNTDTEVEAALRGVDVAEGYSGDSSTEARTSNLSKY
- a CDS encoding DUF6571 family protein, producing the protein MDFEALHSANFAQFDGTVTDWSSMVRRLGQLEKDARGGLQGKAAKADWTGYNATVSRAFVGKTAGEFADAHTQAASIRNILRDARDELKTQQKLLKEAVERGRGKDLTVRVSGSGFTVTPSPGSASAGADKDATALRDELQRILDKATEIDDSAAKVLRALVDLTDHGFSGARYKDRDSAAAALRDAERLAKLAGKDPADFTVEDFDALNAGLRKHSGDELFAERFAEKLGAGGTLRFWAGINNPAVNGDVGHARLDQLDDLQKHLSLTLATATQADTPEMVRWRGEMVDLGGQPVHKNSAQLGFQVMSNLMRWGNFEDGFLKDYGSALMQREKESSDNGRHASPLWSRLGADPLLNRTGTDSGSDPLVGFLRALSNNPGAATDFFNSSFLTKDDDHEFMNDGKKDEKAELSNFDYLFEERKWPQNMDGKGEESIAGHNYLAMALEAATTGHPAGQLPSDASPPHTAAQARLMESLVAAIGEKPELLKDRGYMSDSIGQITSEYLPDINRSMTDAGAKNESIMRLFPVAGATADLNHADVTRLLLILGQNPEGYAAVEVNQKAYMANLLDYHMDPGLPRDKRYPHDMEKTILEISKQSGEVSGTLAIGRQEGVLGEAKQADEDYANAVNKRKSAVTGILGLGIGVGASFIASPVVGAAVGGAANTVSGVIIEQLFQDAKGEALGKRGHEVAQLWNDSGEKSVKLSSEAARYAAQAHRASYAPQVEEWAREGCKEGLDNASTAADRMAKDLQTVPG